One genomic region from Cetobacterium sp. 8H encodes:
- a CDS encoding aminopeptidase, translating into MDQRIEMLAKNLVTYSCRVQKGEKVLIESLGEESKLLVKALVKEVYAVGGHPFVTLKDQSVTRQLLKGMDKTQAELMAKYELERMKDMDAYIAIRGSENASELSDVESDKMKIYTDYFMNPVHLKERVNNTKWVVLRYPNNSMAQLANTSLESFEDFYFNVCNLDYSKMSKAMDSLTAVLDRTDKVRIIAQGTDISFSIKDIPSVKCSGLRNIPDGEVYTAPVKDSINGVITYNTPSVYQGTTFENVQFKFENGKIVEATANNTERLNEILNTDEGARFIGEFAIGVNPYILKPMKDTLFDEKIAGSIHFTPGQAYKLADNGNKSAIHWDLVLIQRPDFGGGEIWFDDVLIRKDGIFVIEELEVLNPENLK; encoded by the coding sequence GTGGATCAAAGAATTGAAATGCTTGCAAAAAATTTAGTTACGTACTCTTGTAGAGTTCAAAAAGGAGAAAAAGTTTTAATAGAATCTTTAGGTGAAGAATCTAAATTATTAGTAAAAGCTTTAGTTAAAGAGGTTTATGCTGTTGGAGGACACCCTTTTGTAACATTAAAAGATCAGAGTGTAACTAGACAGTTATTAAAAGGAATGGATAAAACACAAGCTGAATTGATGGCTAAATATGAATTAGAAAGAATGAAAGATATGGATGCATATATCGCAATTAGAGGAAGCGAAAATGCATCTGAGCTATCAGATGTAGAATCAGATAAAATGAAAATATATACAGACTATTTTATGAACCCAGTTCATTTAAAGGAAAGAGTTAATAATACTAAATGGGTTGTATTAAGATACCCGAACAACTCAATGGCTCAACTTGCAAATACATCATTAGAGTCATTTGAAGATTTTTACTTCAATGTTTGTAACTTAGATTATTCGAAAATGAGTAAAGCAATGGATTCTTTAACAGCTGTATTAGATAGAACTGATAAAGTAAGAATAATAGCGCAAGGAACAGATATATCATTCTCAATAAAAGATATTCCATCTGTTAAATGTTCTGGACTTAGAAATATTCCAGACGGAGAAGTTTATACTGCTCCTGTAAAAGATTCTATAAATGGAGTTATAACTTATAATACACCTTCTGTATATCAAGGAACAACTTTTGAAAATGTTCAGTTTAAATTTGAAAATGGAAAAATAGTTGAGGCCACAGCTAACAACACAGAAAGATTAAATGAAATTTTAAATACAGATGAAGGAGCTAGATTTATAGGTGAATTCGCTATTGGAGTTAATCCATATATTTTAAAACCTATGAAAGATACTTTATTCGATGAAAAAATAGCTGGAAGTATTCACTTTACTCCAGGGCAAGCATATAAATTAGCTGATAATGGGAATAAGTCAGCTATTCACTGGGATTTAGTTCTAATTCAAAGACCGGACTTTGGTGGGGGAGAGATTTGGTTTGATGATGTTTTAATCAGAAAAGATGGAATCTTTGTAATAGAAGAGTTAGAAGTATTAAATCCAGAAAATTTAAAATAG
- a CDS encoding AarF/UbiB family protein — MITKLNSKFKLIRLLFQIYSGKKPDLKEIEKMGLLAIKISQYYALRVDFLNPDVCLHLSKLYENSYSENEKELPVLLEKDIDLLKLFSEYDVKPFASASIGQIHLGVLKSNNEKVAIKVIRKNSENEFKDDIKNYKKIIKILLFFYPKLRKVFNPLEAIEYIENSTLRELNFKNELDGAKLFKRLKYENCDRFDLEKLRFSEFIDEYCTERILISKFIEGESFNTLLDRKKLKYEDLLLLFKYHSFYMFKLGVFHGDIHPGNIIIDRFGNINLIDCSTIGEINDKLRIGLFGFFYYLSRYDYINAAKYLNKMSIVELSSNKFEAFLSKFIDLYSDFKDSDVSKVSLTKRMMETIKLGVNSGMEFPQGMFHVIKSLMYLDGMVLKCNPHTNLMTDIKEFTKLLEKDIDFKND, encoded by the coding sequence ATGATAACTAAGTTAAATAGCAAATTTAAACTAATAAGATTATTGTTTCAAATATATTCTGGAAAAAAACCTGATTTGAAAGAGATTGAAAAAATGGGGTTATTGGCTATAAAGATTTCTCAATACTATGCTTTAAGAGTAGATTTTTTAAATCCTGATGTTTGTCTTCATCTTTCAAAATTATATGAAAATAGCTATTCTGAAAATGAAAAAGAATTGCCAGTTTTGTTAGAGAAAGATATAGATTTATTAAAATTATTTTCAGAATATGATGTAAAGCCTTTTGCTTCAGCATCTATTGGACAAATACATCTAGGTGTTTTAAAATCAAATAATGAAAAAGTTGCAATAAAAGTTATTAGAAAAAATAGTGAAAATGAATTTAAAGATGATATAAAAAATTATAAAAAAATTATAAAAATATTATTATTCTTTTATCCAAAGTTGAGAAAAGTATTCAATCCCTTAGAAGCTATAGAATATATTGAGAATTCAACTCTAAGGGAGTTAAACTTTAAAAATGAACTAGATGGGGCAAAATTATTTAAAAGATTAAAATATGAAAATTGCGATCGATTTGATTTGGAAAAATTGAGATTTTCTGAGTTTATAGATGAATATTGCACAGAACGAATCTTGATTTCGAAATTTATAGAAGGTGAGAGTTTCAATACTCTTTTAGATAGAAAAAAATTAAAGTATGAAGATTTATTGCTACTATTTAAATACCATTCATTTTACATGTTCAAGTTAGGGGTATTTCATGGAGATATTCATCCAGGGAATATAATTATAGATAGATTTGGCAATATAAATTTAATAGACTGTTCAACTATTGGTGAAATAAATGATAAGCTAAGAATAGGACTCTTTGGATTTTTTTATTATCTTTCAAGATATGACTATATAAATGCTGCAAAATATTTAAATAAAATGTCTATAGTTGAACTTAGCTCTAATAAATTTGAAGCTTTTTTAAGTAAATTTATTGATTTATATAGTGACTTTAAAGATAGTGATGTATCAAAGGTAAGCTTAACCAAAAGAATGATGGAAACAATTAAGCTTGGTGTTAATTCAGGAATGGAGTTTCCACAAGGAATGTTTCATGTTATAAAAAGTTTGATGTATTTGGATGGGATGGTATTGAAATGTAATCCACATACAAATTTAATGACAGACATTAAGGAGTTTACAAAATTATTAGAAAAAGATATTGATTTTAAAAATGATTAA
- a CDS encoding NAD(P)/FAD-dependent oxidoreductase gives MDKTDIIIIGAGPGGLAAALLLNHKGYSVKIFEKKPYVGGRNSSFKLGEYKFDLGPTFFLMPQILEEIFLESGEDLNEYVKIKEINPMYRLKFYGREDFYPYSNNQKHHMLAEIERVFPLNSQGYNQYIERESLKFSKLEPCLKVPYSSFKDYFKSNFLKAIPYLDAFSSVYKVMGKYFKPNDLRLAFTFQAKYIGMSPWIAPGTFTMISYLEHKYGVHHVEGGLNMLSETMASIIEKQNGEIKLNAPVKTIIFEDNKAVGVKLENGEVHRGKHVIINADFATAMKKLVPKNIRTKYSDENLEKKRYSCSTFMLYLGVNKIYPKISHHTIVFAKDYKKNVNKISENLDIGNDFSFYIQNPSVTDPTLAPKGKSSIYVLVPVANNNSKIDWEKQKGDFTKLLIEKIEKVANFENIGNHIEELRVITPLEWESEYDVYNGSVFNLSHNITQMLAMRPHNQLEGYRNLYVVGGGTHPGSGLPTIYESARIVSNLIQKREYKNDN, from the coding sequence ATGGATAAAACGGATATCATAATTATTGGAGCAGGCCCGGGAGGATTAGCTGCTGCACTACTTTTGAATCATAAAGGCTATTCTGTAAAAATATTTGAAAAAAAACCTTATGTAGGTGGAAGAAATTCAAGTTTTAAATTAGGAGAATATAAATTTGATCTAGGCCCGACATTTTTTTTAATGCCACAAATTCTTGAAGAAATTTTTTTAGAATCAGGAGAAGATTTAAATGAATATGTTAAAATAAAAGAGATAAACCCGATGTATAGATTAAAATTTTATGGCCGTGAAGATTTTTATCCCTATTCAAATAATCAAAAACATCATATGCTTGCTGAAATTGAAAGAGTTTTTCCTCTTAACTCACAAGGTTACAATCAGTATATAGAACGAGAAAGTTTAAAATTTTCAAAACTTGAACCTTGTTTGAAAGTTCCGTATTCATCCTTTAAAGATTATTTTAAATCCAACTTTTTAAAAGCTATTCCATATTTAGATGCATTTAGTTCTGTTTACAAGGTTATGGGGAAATATTTCAAACCTAATGATTTGAGATTAGCTTTTACATTTCAAGCTAAATACATTGGGATGTCTCCTTGGATAGCGCCTGGCACATTTACTATGATATCCTATCTTGAACATAAGTATGGAGTTCATCATGTTGAAGGTGGTTTGAATATGCTTTCAGAAACGATGGCATCTATCATAGAAAAACAAAATGGAGAGATAAAACTTAATGCCCCTGTAAAAACTATTATTTTTGAGGATAATAAAGCTGTTGGCGTAAAGCTTGAAAATGGTGAGGTTCATAGAGGAAAACATGTAATCATAAATGCAGATTTTGCAACAGCAATGAAAAAGTTAGTTCCTAAAAATATCAGAACTAAATATTCTGATGAAAATTTAGAAAAGAAAAGATATTCTTGTTCAACCTTTATGCTTTATTTAGGAGTTAATAAAATATATCCTAAAATATCACATCACACAATAGTATTTGCTAAAGATTATAAAAAAAATGTAAATAAAATAAGTGAGAATCTTGATATAGGAAATGATTTCTCATTCTATATACAAAATCCATCAGTTACAGATCCAACACTTGCTCCTAAGGGCAAATCCTCTATATATGTATTAGTTCCAGTAGCAAACAACAATTCTAAGATTGATTGGGAAAAACAGAAAGGTGATTTTACAAAATTATTAATTGAAAAAATAGAAAAAGTTGCGAATTTTGAAAATATAGGAAACCATATAGAAGAATTAAGAGTGATTACACCGCTTGAATGGGAAAGTGAGTATGATGTCTATAACGGCTCTGTATTTAATCTATCACATAATATAACTCAAATGTTAGCTATGAGACCGCATAATCAATTGGAAGGTTATAGAAATTTATATGTTGTAGGTGGTGGGACACACCCTGGAAGTGGATTACCTACAATCTATGAATCTGCAAGGATAGTATCTAATCTAATCCAAAAGAGGGAGTATAAAAATGATAACTAA
- a CDS encoding DeoR/GlpR family DNA-binding transcription regulator: MFVEERKQKILNILKQKEKVNVNELSELFSISKVIVRKDLCQMEEDGLLTRTHGGAILKRKLIDSNSLKDIAKEELNYKTDLAQKIILSIKEGDIIFLDDSDISIIAAAILQKKKIKITVISNKLEVQKILSENKEIKLISLGGIYNSKTDSFTGDLAIKSLQKFNLNKVFIEARGINVDRMQLSTISINDGELKKTALNFGKELFIVASSDKFFQDSIYNFYSLKEGINIITDSKLCSNIEKILVEKNINIIKGDYSKE; this comes from the coding sequence ATGTTTGTTGAAGAAAGAAAACAAAAAATTTTAAATATATTAAAACAAAAAGAAAAAGTAAATGTTAATGAATTAAGCGAATTATTCTCTATAAGTAAAGTTATAGTTAGAAAAGATCTTTGTCAAATGGAAGAGGATGGTCTTTTAACTAGGACTCATGGCGGGGCCATTCTAAAAAGAAAACTTATTGATAGTAATTCTCTTAAAGATATTGCAAAAGAAGAGTTAAACTATAAAACTGATTTAGCTCAAAAAATTATTCTCTCAATTAAGGAGGGAGATATCATTTTTTTAGATGATTCAGATATTTCTATTATAGCGGCAGCAATATTACAGAAGAAAAAAATTAAAATTACTGTCATTTCAAATAAATTAGAAGTACAAAAAATATTATCTGAGAATAAAGAAATAAAGCTAATCTCTTTGGGAGGCATTTATAACTCTAAAACTGACTCATTTACAGGAGATCTTGCAATAAAAAGTTTACAAAAGTTTAACTTAAATAAAGTTTTTATAGAAGCTAGAGGAATAAATGTAGACAGAATGCAGTTGAGTACTATAAGTATAAATGATGGTGAACTAAAAAAGACTGCTTTAAATTTTGGAAAAGAATTATTTATAGTTGCTTCAAGTGATAAATTTTTCCAAGATTCAATATATAATTTTTATTCACTAAAAGAAGGTATAAACATTATTACAGATTCAAAACTATGCTCAAATATAGAAAAAATACTTGTAGAAAAAAATATAAATATTATAAAAGGTGACTATTCAAAAGAATAG
- a CDS encoding mechanosensitive ion channel, giving the protein MEEIRTLILNNATLNIIGSIIIIVVGLAIASFVATKLESLLNKTKLFSNLEHEITGKESGTSTYMIKILIKFIYFILVIFLIGIVMEKLGFSRLVNPILNLLDPIFAYIPNVLGGIVLLIVAIILAKLAQKFSEIFFRKIKIDEKIKQNEENTPLSKVLSEVISLVIFIIILPGVLASLKLDNVLTPITDMITKFLNYIPALIAAILVLIVGWFIASKLRDILKNLLDSLNLEKRITIDGKVLFNGKLSTILSNIVYVLILIPVLSASLKYLGLEIIIIPVISMLNILFDYIPNLIGVVLILAIAFYFGKLIEGIITNILSGFKFDSYLEKIGFKTREDGYSKLVGKFTKIIIIYFAIIQSVEILNFGLLQDLSVKFTILLGEILLGVLIIALGVIIANYVSNLIKNTGLENKNYIANIARIAIIVFVGAMGLRQMGIANEIINLAFGFIVGALAIAFAIAFGLGGRDFAKEKLENMKKCCKKNEEDKNKDNE; this is encoded by the coding sequence GCTTAATATTATTGGTTCAATTATTATAATTGTAGTTGGCTTGGCAATTGCGTCTTTTGTTGCAACCAAATTAGAATCACTATTAAATAAAACAAAATTATTTTCAAATCTAGAACATGAAATTACTGGAAAAGAAAGTGGAACAAGTACTTATATGATAAAAATATTAATAAAGTTTATCTATTTTATTTTAGTAATATTTCTTATTGGTATTGTTATGGAAAAATTAGGATTTAGTAGATTGGTGAATCCAATACTTAATCTTTTAGATCCAATATTTGCTTATATACCTAATGTACTTGGTGGAATAGTGCTTTTAATTGTAGCTATTATTTTAGCAAAATTAGCCCAAAAGTTTTCAGAAATATTCTTTAGAAAAATAAAAATTGATGAAAAAATAAAACAAAATGAAGAAAATACACCTTTATCTAAAGTATTAAGTGAAGTTATTTCATTAGTAATTTTTATTATAATTCTACCTGGAGTTTTGGCATCTTTAAAATTAGATAATGTTTTAACTCCAATTACAGATATGATAACTAAATTTTTAAATTATATTCCTGCTCTTATTGCAGCTATTTTAGTATTGATAGTTGGTTGGTTTATAGCATCAAAATTAAGAGACATTTTAAAAAATCTGCTGGATTCACTAAATTTAGAAAAAAGAATAACTATTGATGGAAAAGTACTTTTCAATGGGAAATTATCAACGATATTATCAAATATTGTTTATGTACTTATTTTAATCCCTGTATTATCAGCATCTCTTAAATATTTAGGATTAGAAATAATAATAATCCCAGTTATAAGTATGCTTAATATTTTATTTGACTATATACCTAATTTAATAGGAGTAGTTTTAATTTTAGCGATAGCTTTCTACTTTGGAAAGTTAATAGAAGGAATAATTACAAATATTCTTTCTGGATTTAAATTTGACTCATACTTAGAAAAAATTGGTTTTAAAACTAGAGAAGATGGATATTCAAAACTTGTGGGTAAATTTACAAAAATCATTATTATATATTTCGCTATTATTCAATCTGTAGAAATTTTAAATTTTGGATTGCTTCAAGATTTGAGTGTAAAATTTACTATATTACTTGGAGAGATACTTTTAGGTGTATTAATTATAGCTTTAGGAGTAATAATTGCAAACTATGTTTCTAATTTAATAAAGAATACCGGTTTAGAAAATAAAAATTATATAGCAAATATAGCAAGAATTGCAATAATAGTTTTTGTTGGTGCTATGGGATTAAGACAAATGGGTATAGCTAATGAAATTATAAATCTAGCTTTTGGATTCATTGTTGGTGCCTTAGCGATAGCATTTGCGATAGCTTTTGGATTAGGTGGAAGAGATTTCGCAAAAGAGAAATTGGAAAATATGAAAAAATGCTGTAAAAAAAATGAGGAAGATAAAAATAAAGATAATGAGTAA